One window of Bacillus alkalicellulosilyticus genomic DNA carries:
- the prmA gene encoding 50S ribosomal protein L11 methyltransferase translates to MKWSEFSIHTTQEAVEPVCHILHEAGAAGVVIEDPHDLIKEWGVDLGEIYQLSPDDYPEEGVIVKAYFPVNDALAALIEEMKASITALGDLDIELGHNKVLVHEVAEEEWATAWKKYYKPVRVSNTITISPTWEEYTPSSEDECVIELDPGMAFGTGTHPTTVLCIQAIEKMITPGDSAIDVGTGSGVLSIAAAKLGAKDVLALDLDEVAVESAKINTELNKVDRQVTVKQNNLLEGIDGEYDFIVANILAEIIVRFVQDAARVLKPNGVFITSGIISRKKDEVKDSLLSHGFTIEEIVEMEDWVAIIAKKA, encoded by the coding sequence TTGAAATGGTCTGAATTTAGTATTCACACAACACAGGAAGCGGTTGAACCAGTTTGTCATATTCTACATGAGGCTGGTGCGGCTGGCGTTGTGATTGAAGATCCTCATGACTTAATAAAGGAATGGGGAGTAGATCTCGGAGAAATCTACCAGCTTTCCCCTGATGATTATCCTGAAGAAGGAGTCATTGTGAAAGCTTATTTTCCAGTGAATGATGCATTAGCCGCTTTAATTGAAGAAATGAAAGCGTCAATTACAGCTTTGGGTGATCTAGATATCGAACTTGGACACAATAAAGTACTTGTTCATGAAGTAGCAGAGGAAGAGTGGGCGACCGCTTGGAAAAAGTATTATAAGCCTGTTAGGGTTTCCAATACAATTACGATAAGTCCAACTTGGGAAGAGTACACGCCTTCAAGTGAGGATGAGTGCGTCATTGAACTCGACCCAGGAATGGCTTTTGGAACAGGGACACATCCTACTACCGTTTTATGCATACAAGCGATTGAAAAAATGATTACACCAGGAGACTCAGCTATTGATGTGGGAACGGGCTCAGGAGTGTTAAGTATCGCTGCGGCAAAACTTGGTGCAAAAGATGTACTAGCACTTGATCTCGATGAAGTTGCTGTTGAAAGTGCCAAAATCAACACAGAATTAAATAAAGTAGACCGGCAAGTGACAGTAAAGCAAAATAACTTGCTAGAAGGAATTGATGGCGAGTATGATTTCATCGTTGCAAATATTTTAGCTGAAATTATCGTACGTTTTGTCCAAGATGCGGCAAGGGTACTTAAACCAAATGGAGTGTTTATCACGTCCGGAATTATTAGTCGGAAAAAAGACGAAGTAAAAGATAGTTTGCTATCCCACGGTTTTACAATTGAGGAAATAGTTGAAATGGAAGATTGGGTAGCGATTATTGCGAAAAAGGCGTAA
- the grpE gene encoding nucleotide exchange factor GrpE, translating to MKKSIDSYVLFFREVNRLEQKNDPTVELVEDETVDANGEQQEAETTEEVIEEVVTEEQQKMNELEKQVQGLNEKLLRVHADYDNLRRRTKSEKEAAAKYRAQSLVEELLPVLDNFERALQVTVEQDETKSLLQGMEMVYRQLHDALTKEGVEVIPAEGELFDPHLHQAVMQIDSPDHEKNQVVEELQKGYRLKDRVIRPSMVKVNA from the coding sequence ATGAAAAAAAGTATAGATAGTTATGTATTATTTTTTAGGGAGGTGAACAGATTGGAACAAAAAAACGACCCAACTGTAGAACTAGTAGAAGATGAAACGGTTGATGCTAATGGGGAGCAACAAGAAGCAGAAACTACCGAAGAAGTAATAGAGGAAGTAGTAACTGAAGAACAACAAAAAATGAACGAACTCGAAAAACAAGTACAAGGATTAAATGAAAAATTATTACGAGTTCATGCAGATTACGATAATCTACGCCGTCGCACAAAATCTGAAAAAGAAGCGGCAGCCAAATATAGAGCACAAAGCTTGGTAGAAGAGCTATTACCTGTATTGGACAACTTTGAAAGAGCGCTACAGGTAACTGTAGAGCAGGACGAAACAAAGTCGTTATTACAAGGGATGGAAATGGTGTACCGTCAACTTCATGATGCTCTTACAAAAGAAGGAGTGGAAGTGATTCCTGCCGAGGGAGAATTATTTGACCCTCATCTTCATCAAGCCGTCATGCAAATCGATAGCCCAGACCATGAGAAAAACCAAGTCGTCGAAGAATTGCAAAAAGGATATCGCTTAAAAGACCGAGTGATCCGCCCATCAATGGTTAAAGTAAACGCGTAG
- a CDS encoding Na/Pi symporter — MSQQLFILFSVFIGLFLFGMTVMRTGLQNLAGDRVKELMVKMTDSPFKGLLVGTLITAIIQSSSAVMIITIGFVAAGIITFKQSIGVILGSNIGTCLTLEIISFDLSQLSLPLLLVGVTLLVLPKTTLFSLGCVSFGLASIFIAMDGLKELAFPLSTLPLTNTYFLLTNEYSLIGIGIGTILTAIIQSSTATTAITMGFINEDVLGLPAGIAIMLGANIGTCFTAFLASIGSTRAAKMVAFAHIWINIIGVLLFIPFINALSDFAMQLTSISNLQLAHASTIFNVVTSLAILPFVHWFSKFILHFHNGGKKL, encoded by the coding sequence ATGTCCCAACAATTATTTATTTTATTTTCTGTTTTTATAGGATTGTTTTTATTCGGTATGACTGTCATGAGGACAGGTCTTCAAAATCTTGCTGGAGACCGCGTTAAAGAACTGATGGTTAAAATGACAGACTCTCCTTTTAAAGGATTGCTTGTCGGTACGTTAATTACTGCCATCATTCAAAGTAGCTCTGCGGTAATGATAATTACAATTGGTTTTGTAGCAGCAGGAATAATTACCTTTAAACAATCCATCGGCGTCATTCTTGGTTCGAATATCGGAACCTGTCTTACTCTTGAAATCATTTCATTCGATTTATCTCAACTTAGCCTTCCATTGTTACTCGTTGGGGTAACATTACTTGTTCTACCAAAAACAACTCTATTTTCGCTTGGTTGTGTCTCTTTTGGTTTAGCTAGTATCTTTATTGCGATGGATGGATTGAAGGAGCTTGCATTCCCTTTATCGACATTACCACTCACGAATACATATTTTTTATTAACAAATGAGTACAGTCTTATCGGCATCGGAATAGGCACCATTTTGACAGCGATTATCCAATCAAGTACTGCAACAACTGCGATTACGATGGGGTTTATTAATGAAGATGTATTGGGTCTACCTGCAGGAATTGCAATTATGCTTGGAGCGAATATTGGTACTTGCTTTACTGCATTTTTAGCGAGCATAGGCTCCACACGGGCCGCTAAAATGGTCGCCTTTGCACACATTTGGATTAACATCATTGGAGTTCTATTGTTCATTCCTTTTATTAATGCGTTAAGCGACTTTGCGATGCAACTCACATCCATATCAAACCTTCAATTAGCCCATGCAAGCACGATATTTAATGTGGTTACTTCATTAGCAATATTGCCATTTGTCCACTGGTTCTCTAAGTTCATCCTTCACTTCCACAACGGAGGAAAAAAGCTATAA
- the dnaJ gene encoding molecular chaperone DnaJ produces the protein MSKRDYYDVLGVDKSSGVDEIKKAYRKLARQYHPDVNKAPDATDKFKEVKEAYDVLSDPQKKTHYDQFGHTDPNQGFGGGGGGDFGGFSDIFDMFFGGGGGRRNPNAPRQGADLQYTMTVEFKEAVFGKETEIEIPRDEECTTCDGSGAKPGTKPETCSHCGGSGQLNVEQNTAFGRIVNRRVCHHCSGTGKFIKDKCRTCGGEGTVRKRKKIKVRVPAGIDHGQQIRITGQGEPGANGGPPGDLYVVFNVKPHEFFERDGDDVFCEMPLTFVQVALGDEIEVPTLEGKIKLKVPAGTQTGTSFRLRGKGVPNVRGRGQGDQHVKVRVITPRNLTDKQKELIREFGMESGNQAVDEQNENFFAKVKRAFKG, from the coding sequence ATGAGTAAACGAGATTACTATGATGTACTCGGAGTAGATAAAAGCTCAGGAGTCGACGAGATAAAAAAAGCCTACCGAAAATTGGCGAGACAATATCACCCAGACGTGAATAAGGCTCCAGATGCGACAGATAAATTTAAAGAAGTAAAAGAAGCCTATGACGTACTGAGTGATCCACAGAAGAAAACGCACTATGATCAATTTGGTCACACTGACCCAAATCAAGGATTTGGTGGCGGTGGTGGAGGAGACTTTGGTGGCTTTAGTGATATTTTTGACATGTTCTTTGGTGGTGGCGGTGGTCGAAGAAACCCGAATGCCCCAAGACAAGGAGCAGACCTTCAATATACGATGACGGTTGAATTCAAGGAGGCTGTCTTCGGAAAAGAAACAGAAATCGAGATTCCAAGAGATGAAGAATGTACGACATGTGATGGGTCAGGTGCGAAGCCGGGGACAAAACCAGAAACCTGTTCTCATTGTGGTGGTTCAGGCCAACTAAATGTAGAACAAAATACAGCTTTCGGACGCATCGTAAATCGTCGTGTATGTCATCATTGTAGTGGAACAGGGAAATTCATTAAAGATAAATGTCGCACGTGCGGTGGAGAAGGAACCGTTCGTAAGCGTAAAAAGATAAAAGTTAGAGTTCCTGCCGGAATTGATCATGGTCAACAAATTAGAATTACTGGCCAAGGGGAGCCAGGAGCAAATGGTGGGCCTCCTGGAGATTTATATGTTGTTTTCAACGTAAAACCTCATGAGTTTTTCGAACGTGATGGTGATGATGTTTTCTGCGAAATGCCGTTAACATTTGTTCAAGTCGCCTTAGGTGATGAAATTGAAGTACCTACCCTAGAAGGCAAAATCAAGTTAAAAGTTCCAGCTGGGACACAAACAGGAACAAGCTTCCGCTTACGTGGAAAAGGAGTTCCGAATGTACGTGGTAGAGGTCAAGGGGACCAGCACGTAAAAGTACGAGTGATTACGCCTCGTAATCTAACTGATAAACAAAAAGAGTTAATTCGTGAATTCGGTATGGAATCAGGAAATCAAGCCGTTGATGAGCAAAATGAAAATTTCTTTGCTAAAGTAAAGCGAGCATTTAAAGGGTAA
- the hemW gene encoding radical SAM family heme chaperone HemW, whose amino-acid sequence MPKSIYLHIPFCEHICHYCDFNKVFLKGQPVDEYIDMVDKELSLTLRQVSDPEPIDTIYIGGGTPTALSAVQLERLLQTLHRHFQIGEVEWTVEVNPGGVDDEKLAVLKKGGVNRLSIGAQTFDSGQLKAIGRTHLKEDVLETIARAKKIGFTNLSVDLMFGLPQQTVESFTETLIEAVHLDVQHFSAYSLKVEEKTVFYNMQRKGKLQLPPEEAEVKMYDTLREVMGQHQFHQYEISNFAKSGFESKHNLTYWNNEEYYGFGAGAHGYVNGVRHVNAGPVTKYISALQNGKLPYTETHLVTTIENIEEFMFMGLRKRKGISKNEFKRRYGQDMMYIYSKQIEKLMEQGLLTEDGDFISLTEKGIFISNEIFEQFLCQ is encoded by the coding sequence ATGCCTAAATCGATTTATCTTCATATTCCGTTTTGTGAGCATATTTGTCACTATTGTGATTTTAATAAAGTATTCCTAAAAGGTCAGCCTGTTGATGAATATATCGACATGGTGGATAAAGAACTATCACTTACATTACGACAAGTATCAGATCCTGAACCAATTGATACTATTTATATTGGTGGTGGTACTCCAACTGCGTTAAGTGCGGTACAGTTAGAACGGCTTCTACAAACGCTTCACAGACATTTTCAAATAGGAGAGGTAGAGTGGACAGTAGAAGTAAACCCGGGTGGCGTTGATGATGAAAAGTTAGCTGTATTAAAAAAGGGTGGAGTAAATCGCTTAAGCATCGGTGCTCAAACGTTTGATTCCGGACAACTCAAGGCGATTGGGCGCACACATCTAAAAGAAGATGTGTTAGAAACAATAGCAAGAGCCAAGAAAATAGGATTTACTAATTTATCGGTAGACCTAATGTTTGGTTTGCCTCAACAAACAGTTGAAAGCTTTACGGAAACCCTTATTGAAGCAGTTCATCTTGACGTGCAGCATTTCTCGGCGTACTCATTAAAGGTGGAAGAAAAAACAGTTTTTTATAATATGCAGAGAAAAGGAAAACTTCAACTTCCGCCTGAGGAAGCTGAGGTAAAGATGTATGATACCTTGCGTGAAGTGATGGGACAACATCAATTTCACCAATATGAAATTAGTAACTTTGCCAAATCTGGTTTTGAGAGTAAGCATAATTTAACGTATTGGAACAATGAAGAGTATTATGGGTTTGGAGCAGGTGCTCATGGTTATGTTAATGGGGTACGTCATGTCAATGCGGGTCCCGTGACAAAATACATAAGTGCGTTGCAAAATGGAAAATTACCTTATACAGAAACTCATCTTGTGACAACTATTGAGAACATTGAGGAATTTATGTTTATGGGATTACGAAAGAGAAAAGGGATTTCAAAAAATGAATTTAAACGTCGCTATGGTCAAGACATGATGTACATTTACTCAAAACAAATCGAAAAACTCATGGAACAAGGCCTTCTTACAGAGGATGGGGATTTTATATCATTGACCGAGAAAGGTATTTTTATTTCCAATGAGATATTTGAACAATTTTTATGCCAGTAA
- the deoC gene encoding deoxyribose-phosphate aldolase, translated as MNNLAQTIDHTLLKADATQDEIIKLANEAKEYQFASVCVNPTWVATAYDILKDTQVKVCTVIGFPLGATLPAVKAFETEKAIEAGATEVDMVINIGALKDGNNQLVEEDIRAVVEAAKGKAITKVIIETALLTNEEKVRACQLAKKAGTDFVKTSTGFSTGGATIGDIALMREEVGPTLGVKASGGVRDRETALAMIEAGATRIGASAGISIVKGEVGQTDY; from the coding sequence ATGAATAACCTTGCACAGACCATTGATCATACGTTACTAAAGGCAGATGCTACACAGGATGAAATTATTAAATTAGCGAATGAGGCAAAAGAATATCAATTTGCTTCAGTTTGCGTGAACCCTACTTGGGTTGCGACAGCTTACGATATATTAAAAGACACACAGGTCAAAGTATGTACCGTGATTGGATTCCCGCTGGGGGCAACACTGCCAGCTGTAAAAGCGTTTGAGACAGAAAAAGCGATTGAAGCGGGAGCAACAGAAGTGGACATGGTAATTAACATCGGTGCATTAAAAGATGGAAATAACCAATTAGTTGAAGAAGACATTCGAGCCGTTGTTGAAGCTGCGAAAGGTAAGGCAATTACAAAAGTGATTATTGAAACAGCCTTGTTAACAAACGAAGAAAAGGTTAGAGCATGCCAATTGGCCAAAAAAGCTGGCACTGATTTCGTGAAGACTTCTACTGGATTCTCAACAGGAGGAGCTACGATTGGTGACATCGCCCTTATGCGTGAAGAAGTAGGCCCAACACTAGGAGTAAAAGCTTCGGGTGGAGTACGTGACCGTGAAACGGCACTTGCGATGATTGAAGCAGGAGCTACAAGAATAGGAGCTAGTGCTGGCATATCGATTGTCAAAGGTGAAGTAGGACAAACTGACTATTAA
- a CDS encoding 16S rRNA (uracil(1498)-N(3))-methyltransferase, whose product MQRYFVDKMTEKEVIIVGDDVKHISRVMRMSIGDQMICSNNKDRVCRCEITDINQDTVKAVIVEELSSTSEMPIEVLIVQGLPKGDKLDLIIQKGTELGATSFIPFQAERSIVKWDQKKQAKKIERLEKIAKEAAEQSHRSIIPQVHSSLSLGEMIDKVKNVTCKIVAYEEEAKHQGKSRLHEAFETMKAGDSVVVVIGPEGGLSEKEINKLKDAGFICCSLGPRILRTETAPFYVLSALSYHFEIM is encoded by the coding sequence ATGCAACGGTATTTTGTAGACAAGATGACCGAAAAAGAAGTAATCATCGTTGGTGATGATGTTAAGCATATTAGTCGTGTGATGAGGATGTCGATTGGCGACCAAATGATATGCAGTAACAATAAGGATAGAGTATGCCGTTGTGAAATAACCGATATAAATCAAGACACAGTTAAGGCAGTTATTGTTGAAGAACTGTCTAGTACTAGCGAAATGCCGATTGAAGTACTGATCGTACAAGGGCTTCCTAAAGGGGACAAACTAGATTTAATCATCCAAAAAGGAACAGAGCTCGGTGCAACTTCTTTTATTCCTTTTCAAGCGGAACGTTCTATTGTGAAATGGGATCAAAAAAAGCAAGCCAAAAAGATAGAACGACTAGAAAAAATTGCGAAGGAAGCCGCCGAACAATCACACCGCTCCATTATTCCGCAAGTTCATTCATCACTTTCTCTTGGAGAAATGATTGATAAAGTAAAGAATGTTACGTGTAAGATTGTTGCCTATGAGGAAGAAGCGAAGCATCAAGGAAAGAGCCGCCTACATGAAGCTTTTGAAACAATGAAAGCTGGGGATTCTGTCGTTGTTGTCATAGGTCCTGAAGGTGGATTAAGTGAAAAAGAAATCAATAAACTTAAAGATGCAGGATTTATTTGCTGTAGCTTAGGGCCCCGTATTTTACGTACGGAAACGGCTCCTTTTTATGTGCTTTCGGCATTATCCTATCATTTTGAAATTATGTGA
- the dnaK gene encoding molecular chaperone DnaK, with product MSKVIGIDLGTTNSCVAVMEGGEAVVIANAEGNRTTPSVVAFKDGERLVGEVAKRQAITNPNTIISIKRHMGTSHTEEVDGKKFTPQELSAIILQKLKADAEAYLGEKVTKAVITVPAYFNDAQRQATKDAGKIAGLEVERIVNEPTAAALAYGLEKGEDQTILVYDLGGGTFDVSILELGEGFFEVKATSGDNKLGGDDFDQVIIDYLVEQFKKDNGIDLAQDKMAMQRLKDAAEKAKKDLSGVTQTQISLPFITADATGPKHLEVSMSRAKFEELSSDLVERTLGPTRQALKDAGLTANDIDKVVLVGGSTRIPAVQEEIKKLTGKDPHKGVNPDEVVALGAAVQAGVLTGDVKDVVLLDVTPLSLGIETMGGVFTKLIDRNTTIPTSKSQVFSTAADNQPSVDIHVLQGEREMAAYNKTLGRFQLSDIPPAPRGVPQIEVSFDIDANGIVNVKAKDLGTNKEQSITITSSSGLSDDEIEKMVKEAEANAEADKKQREEADLRNESDHLVFSTEKTIKDLGDKVDQAEIDKANEAKDKLKSALEGTDIEAIRAAKDELQEIVQQLSVKLYEQAAQAQAGAEGAEQAQADDNVVDADYEEVKEEEKK from the coding sequence ATGAGTAAAGTTATCGGGATTGACTTAGGTACAACAAACTCTTGTGTAGCTGTTATGGAAGGCGGCGAAGCAGTAGTTATTGCGAATGCAGAAGGAAACCGTACGACACCTTCAGTTGTTGCATTTAAAGATGGTGAAAGACTTGTAGGGGAAGTGGCAAAACGTCAAGCGATCACAAACCCTAACACCATTATTTCAATTAAACGTCACATGGGTACTTCACATACAGAAGAGGTAGACGGAAAGAAATTCACTCCTCAAGAGCTTTCAGCAATTATTTTACAAAAATTAAAAGCAGATGCTGAAGCATACTTAGGAGAAAAAGTAACAAAAGCGGTTATTACCGTTCCGGCTTATTTTAACGATGCACAGCGCCAAGCGACAAAAGATGCTGGAAAGATTGCTGGCCTTGAAGTTGAACGTATTGTCAACGAGCCAACAGCTGCAGCTCTTGCGTATGGATTAGAAAAAGGAGAAGACCAAACGATTTTAGTGTATGACCTTGGTGGTGGTACATTTGACGTTTCAATTCTTGAACTAGGAGAAGGATTCTTCGAAGTTAAAGCAACATCTGGTGATAACAAGCTAGGTGGAGATGATTTCGACCAAGTAATCATTGATTATTTAGTAGAGCAATTCAAAAAAGACAATGGCATTGATTTAGCTCAAGATAAAATGGCGATGCAACGTTTAAAAGACGCAGCTGAAAAAGCGAAAAAGGATTTATCTGGAGTAACTCAAACTCAAATCTCTTTACCGTTTATTACTGCTGATGCAACAGGTCCAAAGCACTTAGAAGTATCGATGAGCCGTGCGAAGTTTGAAGAATTATCATCTGATTTAGTAGAAAGAACATTAGGACCAACTCGTCAAGCTCTTAAAGATGCGGGCTTAACGGCGAATGACATTGATAAAGTTGTTCTTGTTGGGGGTTCTACTCGTATTCCGGCAGTACAAGAAGAGATTAAGAAATTAACAGGTAAAGACCCTCATAAAGGGGTTAACCCAGATGAAGTAGTTGCTCTTGGTGCAGCTGTTCAAGCGGGTGTTTTAACTGGTGATGTTAAGGATGTTGTTCTTCTTGACGTTACTCCTTTATCTCTTGGTATCGAAACTATGGGTGGAGTATTCACAAAATTAATTGATAGAAATACAACAATTCCAACAAGTAAATCTCAAGTGTTCTCAACGGCAGCTGACAATCAGCCATCAGTAGATATTCATGTTCTTCAAGGGGAGCGTGAAATGGCAGCCTATAATAAAACATTAGGTCGATTCCAACTTTCTGATATTCCTCCAGCACCACGAGGCGTACCACAAATTGAAGTATCATTTGATATTGATGCCAATGGTATTGTGAATGTAAAAGCGAAAGACCTTGGAACGAACAAAGAACAATCAATTACAATCACATCATCTTCAGGCTTATCAGATGATGAAATTGAAAAAATGGTAAAAGAAGCAGAAGCAAATGCGGAAGCGGATAAAAAGCAACGTGAAGAAGCTGACCTACGAAACGAAAGTGACCACCTTGTCTTCTCAACAGAAAAAACGATAAAAGACCTTGGTGACAAAGTAGACCAAGCTGAAATCGATAAAGCAAATGAAGCAAAAGATAAGCTGAAATCAGCTCTTGAAGGAACTGACATTGAAGCAATTCGCGCTGCAAAAGATGAGCTTCAAGAAATCGTTCAGCAGCTATCTGTTAAACTTTACGAGCAAGCAGCTCAAGCGCAAGCAGGTGCTGAAGGTGCAGAACAAGCCCAAGCTGACGATAATGTAGTTGATGCTGACTATGAAGAAGTAAAAGAAGAAGAAAAGAAATAA
- the hrcA gene encoding heat-inducible transcriptional repressor HrcA: protein MLSERQLLILQAIVDDYIRSAEPVGSRSISKRDDVSYSAATIRNEMADLEELGFIEKPHSSAGRIPSQKGYRYYVDNLLFPDRLPKGEVEQIRELFRDRFQETEQVIQHSAKILSTVTSYISVVLGPEMYETRMKHVQIIPLSEQKAVIILVTDAGHVENYTFTIPEGLRTDDLEKVVNILNERLKGVPLYQLRQKLVNEVAAVLKSQVSNYQQLLTVLDDTLKYEKNDRVFYGGKTNLLTQPEFKDIEKVRLLYNILEEDQLVQQIFRTDTSGIQVRIGHENDEKAFENCSIITASYSFGGKDMGTIGILGPTRMEYRRVIGIIDFISKDLTKILTHLYQRG, encoded by the coding sequence ATGTTATCAGAACGTCAACTTCTTATTTTGCAAGCGATTGTGGATGATTATATTCGTTCTGCTGAGCCAGTTGGCTCACGTAGTATCTCGAAAAGAGATGATGTTTCTTACAGCGCCGCTACCATCCGGAATGAGATGGCGGATTTAGAGGAACTAGGTTTTATTGAAAAGCCCCATAGTTCAGCTGGTCGAATTCCATCTCAAAAAGGATATCGTTATTATGTCGATAACTTACTTTTTCCTGACCGACTCCCAAAAGGTGAGGTCGAACAAATTCGAGAACTATTTAGAGACAGGTTTCAGGAAACAGAACAAGTCATTCAACATTCTGCAAAAATCCTTTCAACAGTTACAAGTTATATTTCAGTCGTTTTAGGTCCTGAAATGTATGAAACAAGAATGAAGCATGTTCAAATCATTCCTTTATCAGAGCAAAAGGCTGTCATTATTCTCGTAACAGATGCAGGTCATGTAGAAAATTATACATTTACAATTCCTGAAGGTCTGAGGACAGATGACCTCGAAAAGGTTGTTAACATTTTAAATGAACGGCTAAAAGGTGTACCGTTATATCAGCTTCGTCAAAAACTTGTAAATGAGGTTGCTGCTGTACTTAAATCACAAGTATCAAACTATCAACAACTTCTTACCGTACTAGATGATACGTTGAAGTATGAAAAAAATGATAGAGTGTTTTATGGAGGCAAAACCAATCTTCTAACACAGCCTGAATTTAAAGACATTGAAAAGGTTCGCTTGCTTTATAACATTTTAGAAGAAGACCAGCTAGTGCAACAAATATTTAGAACAGATACAAGTGGAATACAAGTTAGGATTGGCCATGAAAATGATGAAAAAGCATTTGAAAATTGTAGTATTATAACGGCATCTTATTCATTCGGTGGCAAAGATATGGGAACGATAGGTATTCTCGGACCAACTCGCATGGAATATCGAAGAGTGATTGGGATTATTGATTTTATTTCCAAAGATTTAACAAAAATCCTCACGCACTTGTATCAAAGAGGCTAG
- the mtaB gene encoding tRNA (N(6)-L-threonylcarbamoyladenosine(37)-C(2))-methylthiotransferase MtaB, with the protein MPSVAFQTLGCKVNHYETEAIWQLFKSEGYDKVEFEKAADVYVINTCTVTNTGDKKSRQVIRRAIRKNPDAVICVTGCYAQTSPAEIMAIPGVDIVVGTQDRTKMLTYIEQFKEERQPINGVSNIMKARVYEELDVPAFTDRTRASLKIQEGCNNFCTFCIIPWARGLMRSRDPQDVIKQAHQLVEAGYKEIVLTGIHTGGYGEDLKEYSLAKLLLDLEQVEGLKRIRISSIEASQITDEVIDVIDRSQKVVRHLHIPLQSGSDSVLKRMRRKYTMDFFAERLERLKEVLPGLAVTSDVIVGFPGETAEEFQETFDFIAKHKFSELHVFPYSKRTGTPAARMEDQVDEEVKNERVHRLIELSNQLAKEYASQFEGEVLEVIPEEMDKEDTSGAFFIGYSDNYLKVKFPATEDMIGKIVKVKINKAGYPYNIGEFVRVLEEKEIEAVS; encoded by the coding sequence ATGCCATCAGTAGCATTTCAAACATTAGGTTGCAAAGTGAACCATTATGAAACAGAAGCCATTTGGCAGCTCTTTAAATCAGAAGGCTATGATAAAGTAGAATTCGAAAAAGCAGCTGATGTTTATGTGATAAATACATGTACGGTAACGAATACAGGTGATAAAAAAAGCCGTCAAGTTATTCGACGAGCAATCCGTAAAAATCCCGATGCAGTCATTTGTGTGACGGGATGTTACGCTCAAACCTCTCCTGCCGAAATTATGGCTATACCGGGTGTTGATATTGTCGTTGGAACACAAGATAGAACGAAGATGCTCACGTACATTGAACAATTTAAAGAAGAAAGACAACCAATAAATGGTGTCTCAAATATCATGAAGGCCCGAGTATATGAAGAACTTGATGTACCTGCTTTTACGGACCGTACAAGAGCCTCGTTAAAAATTCAAGAAGGTTGCAATAACTTCTGTACATTCTGCATTATCCCTTGGGCTCGTGGTTTAATGCGTTCCCGTGACCCTCAAGATGTCATCAAGCAAGCCCATCAGCTTGTAGAGGCTGGCTATAAAGAGATTGTCCTCACGGGAATTCATACCGGTGGATACGGTGAGGACCTTAAAGAATATAGTCTAGCAAAATTGTTGTTAGATTTAGAGCAAGTCGAAGGATTAAAACGTATTCGAATCTCCTCTATAGAGGCTAGTCAAATTACAGACGAGGTTATTGATGTGATTGACCGTTCCCAAAAGGTGGTTCGTCATCTGCACATTCCTCTTCAATCGGGCTCTGATAGTGTCTTAAAGCGCATGCGTAGAAAATACACGATGGATTTTTTTGCAGAACGTCTAGAACGTCTAAAAGAAGTGTTGCCTGGGTTAGCGGTAACATCAGACGTTATCGTTGGTTTTCCAGGTGAAACTGCAGAAGAGTTTCAGGAGACGTTTGACTTTATTGCAAAACATAAATTTTCCGAGCTACACGTATTTCCGTATTCAAAGAGAACAGGAACTCCTGCAGCTAGAATGGAAGACCAAGTTGATGAAGAAGTTAAAAATGAGCGAGTTCATCGCTTAATTGAACTTTCTAACCAGCTTGCCAAAGAGTATGCTTCTCAGTTTGAAGGAGAAGTATTAGAGGTTATTCCTGAAGAAATGGATAAAGAAGATACAAGTGGAGCTTTCTTTATTGGGTACTCTGATAATTACTTGAAAGTAAAGTTTCCAGCTACTGAAGACATGATTGGAAAAATAGTAAAAGTAAAAATTAATAAAGCAGGCTACCCATATAACATAGGAGAGTTTGTCCGAGTACTTGAAGAAAAAGAAATAGAAGCTGTTTCATAA
- the rpsU gene encoding 30S ribosomal protein S21 yields MAETRVRKNESIDAALRRFKRSLSKEGTLAEVKKRKHYEKPSVKRKKKSEAARKRKF; encoded by the coding sequence ATGGCAGAAACTCGTGTTCGCAAAAATGAATCGATTGATGCTGCTCTTCGTCGCTTCAAAAGATCACTTTCTAAAGAAGGAACGTTAGCTGAAGTGAAAAAGCGTAAGCACTATGAAAAGCCTAGTGTGAAACGTAAGAAAAAATCAGAGGCGGCTAGAAAGCGTAAGTTCTAA